One Bombus affinis isolate iyBomAffi1 chromosome 10, iyBomAffi1.2, whole genome shotgun sequence genomic window, GCAGAAAATCCACTTTCTTCTTCGTGAAGTATCTATACCGCCATTGCAGTAAACGGCATGGTCAATGGAAGCGTTAGAAAAGGAAGATTTACCTACGGCGCTTCAGGAAGTTGGcatattttctaatttataaTGTAGGTACTTCCTGCTTCCTAGGGAAATTTCATTTGCGCGCCTAAAATTGTATTTTACATTTGATAAAAGCTTTCGTTTctacaaaaaattattttatgaaagACGATGTGGATATATCAAAAAACAATACATATTTCTTTTACTTCAGAAGAATTATATCtgattatatatataagtaaacaaattatacagatacatgtgtaaaatgtaaatattttaataatgttttattttatataaatgaaTCAGAAGATCTAACTAGATCTAACTGATTTTAACGAGTTTAATGAGAAATccttttatctttcttttatctcatgGAAACACTCCATTTGTGTATACACATTTTCATTgacgaatatatgtatatacaatacCCATACACATATTGAAACTAACAAAGCTATATATCTACTGATTTCTTTGACACACACGAGGGAAACAAATTTAATCATGTCTAATGTCAATTATCGTACTTTGTCACTCCTTTCTCCTCAGTGATAAATTAAACTATATAGTATAAATTAATTAGTAATTGTACtggaacatattttaaaaagataTAGCAGTCTATATGAAAAAAATGCAATGATAGCTGAGTTTTAGTACAAATAAGATAAGGTAATGTTTGATCTGGAaagaaaataacattttatgacgaaaattcgttaataaaaaataatcattttatttagctttatgaaaattatattattaacacTAGTAAGATTATTTTGATTCATTACTATTAGTATAAACAAGCATATACATTATTCTTATTGTCACTCTTATTAgacataataataaataaatctttgatagaattaaattataatttcattaatatttgaCACTTATATGAAGAGTATTCATCCACCACACAAGGATTTTCTATTAAGTCTTTCAAGCAGTAGATAATACTTTATTGATAAAAATGTCATCATCAGAACAATCAATGATTGTACAATCAAAATTTGTCTCAGGGGAGACTGTAATAATTGTATCCTTTTATTAAAAAGCAAGATTATTGTCTCTTGCGTTTTCAAAgaatatatataagatatatatttataaaaccttaattatttataaaggcAATGGATGCATCATTGATACAAGGTTGGGTTAAAGCTGCACGAATTATAGCACTTCTTAACAAGGGAACCACTCATGCATTGGTTAttttaattacttcaagaaCACCTCCTCAAGTTTATAGTGATCTTACCATAGAAAGAGTATTGCCTATTGATcaagattttaaatgtaatataagtatgtaattttatttaattgtttacatgtttaataatcaatttataTGTAATTGCAAGTTACAATTGAACTACaactattataatattttatctacaatttatcaaatttcatttattagatACTGATGAAAAGCAACAAGATGGTTTAGATGTTTATCTGAATGTTACATCAAGGAAATTACACCTTGTATTTGAAATGAGGCCTGGAGTAGCAACTAGCTCCTTAGTGTCTGAGATATTTAGGGCTATAGAAGGTAATCATGttatttatcatttaattttatattatcaacaatatttttctattaatagTTAATATATGTTTTTTAATCATTATAGTATATCAAAAAACCAAGAATTCAGCATCAGAGTTTTTATGGGTTCAAAAATTGACAGGAAATACACGTAATTTAAGTTCTAATACCAATGAAGAAATACAAGATAATACCGATCCTGTTAGTAGTTatactaatttttattataatgatatttttttagaaattaataatggaaattttaaaatattctttatagTTGGTAGATTTAGAAAGTCCAGTTTTAGTTGTAACAAGACGCAGCATTGCTTCTGGCAAATCACCAGTAGCTGCCAGAGAATCAGCAGTGCGATATCAAATGGCATGCAAAGAAGATGATTATACATACAGTAAAACATTTCGGTTTGTTTTATTttccttatatattattaaatatgaaatatttctatttgtcAGTCTATAACCAatttattatagtatatttattGGTACATGGAATGTAAATGGCCAACCGCCAAATGGTATTAAATTGCGTGAGTGGTTGAGTTATGATAAAACACCTCCTGATGTATATGCAATTGGATTTCAAGAATTAGATTTAACTAAAGAAGCGTTTCTTTTTAATGATACTCCAAGAGAAGAAGAGTGGAGGTATAAAatttataaggaaatatttacgtttttataattatttaaaaatattattgaacAGTACATCAAAGTTATTATTGCTATTCGTGCTATTAATATGTTTATAGGCAAGTTGTAGCAAAATCTCTTCATCCAGATGGTGTGTATGAGCAAGTAGCTATTGTGAGATTAGTCGGTATGATGTTACTTATATATGCTTTACATggtcatataccttatataaaAGATGTATCAGTTGATACAGTAGGTACTGGTATCATGGGTAAAATGGTAATATTTATCATGTCTTCTAAATGATTAAACgcctcaaaattcaatatgtgCGGTATTATAGCAATTTAAATCTTATCAGGGTAACAAAGGAGGCGTAGCAGTAAGCTGCTCTATTCACAATACATCGATTTGTTTTGTTAATGCTCATTTAGCAGCACATTGTGAAGAATATGAAAGACGAAATCAAGATTATGCAGATATATGTGCGCGATTATCTTTTGCAAAATATGTTCCACCTAAAAGTTTTAAAGATCATGAGTAAGTGTTTTATTCAAATATTGTTTCAGAGTATATATTAATAGAAGTATATTTAAAAAcacaaaaatttttaatatagccAGATCTATTGGTTAGGAGACTTGAATTATCGAATAACAGAAATGGATGTTCTAGTTGCTAAACAACATATAGATGCAGAAAACTATGCTCCTATCTTAGCTTTAGATCAATTAGGTCAACAACGACGATTAGGCCGCGTTTTACAAGGATTTCAAGAAGCAGAAATTACATTCAAACCAACATATAAATATGACCCAGGCACCGATAATTGGGACTCAAGGTTTCACAATTACATTTACAATTTTTCTCTTTGTATTTAAAAACTTTTCATTGAGCATAAATGTATATAATCACAGTGAGAAAGGTAGAGCACCAGCATGGTGTGATCGTATACTATGGAAAGGTGAAGCAATTACATCAATAGATTATAAAAGTCATcctgaattaaaaatttcggATCATAAACCCGTTAGTGCAATTTTTGATTCTCaggtaaatataaatattttttaataatatataaattatatattcttgagctttatatttttatatctaaaAATTTATAGATCAGGATCATAGATATGACAAAATATCGTAAGATTCATGAAGAAGTTATGAAAAAACTTGATAAGTTAGAAAACGAATTTTTACCACAAGTGATGGTTGATACAACAGAAATCATATTTGATACTTTGAAATTTCTTGAACCTAGCAGCAAAGAACTTATTATTGCTAATACTGGCCAggtaaataaatttttcaaacttATACACTTATtgtgtatataataattatactgTTCATAGGTACCAGTTCAATTcgaattcataaaaaaattagGCGATGCTAGTTATTGTAAAGATTGGCTGGATATAGAACCGTTTAAAGGTTTTATAAAACCAGGTAtgatttcttcctctttttcttaacttgattagatattttataatcctatttatacatcatatttaGGAGAGAAATGTGATACTAGATTCGAAATATATGTCGACAAAAGATCGGCATGTAAATTAAATTCTGGAGAAGATAAattatatgatattttaattttacatctTGAGGGAGGAAAGGATATATTCATAACTGTTACAGGTAGCAATACTTTTAGTCGCTACTACATTGCTTTTAAGAAACAAAAAGGCAgattatataattttcttaGGTACTTATGAAAGAAGCTGTTTCGGATCTTCAATGGAAGCTTTAGTTCACATTCCAGTACCAATTAGAGAAATTCCTATCGGTAGATTAATGGAACTCGTAAgcgtattacatatatatatataaattatatacatagGGTATCctatttaaattaattcaattaatgCTGCTGGTCATTTGGGAAAAATTTCTTACATCAAATTATGTGTCCTTTCAAATCGTTCAATTTTGATctgaaatatcttttaatatcATCAACAGTTTCCAAGATATTTGAATGGTACAATTTAAATGGAACATCCtgtatataaaagaataaaactaAAATACTACAGTTAAgttaatattactttatttcatcgaattgtaggaaaataataaaaatctttCTCAAGAACCATATGCTATACCTAAAGAAATATGGCTATTAGTTGACAGATTGTATCGACATGGTATAAAAACGACGGGGCTTTTTGAGACACCCGGACTTCCCAGTGAAATTATAGCAATAAGAGATTGGCTAGACAATTGGAGCCAAGATCCAATGCGTATCCTAATCTAAATATTAActtacaatattatatattattataaataattctgATTCCTTAACTTCTACAAAGCTGGTAGCGTACATTCAGTTGCAGAAGCATTACTTTTACTTTTAGAATCTACAGCAGAACCTTTAATCCCGTATAATCTTCATAGTGTATGCTTATCCGCAGCAACAAATTATTTACAGTGCAAACAGGTGTGTAAATCTATAATTGTTTAAGAAAAGATAATACTATATGTTATGTtccttattatttaaaatattttgtcgtAGATTGTAATGCAACTTCCAGAAATAAGGAGAACAGTTTTTgtttatatttgttattttttgcAAGAATTATTAAATCATACTCAAGATAATGAATTGGATGCCAAAACCCTCGGTAAGGCTCTACACTATACTATTTATTGCTATAATTAAAAAACTTATTTGTTATTCATTTATATTGTAGCAACAATATTTGGATCAATTTTTTTAAGAGATCCACCAAGAAGTAGATGTGATAGAAATCAAAGTAGTCGTACTCAGATCATCCAAGCAACAATTGACCGAAAGAAAGCTGCATTTGTTTATCACTTTTTAGTAAATGATCAAAGCGACTTTATTCTTGGCCGATAGTAATTAGTATTTAAAACTTCAAAACAAGTATTTATTAAATGCAGTGCAGCTAATGCAAGctttaaacgaaataaaatgttttgtttaggagaaaataattttataggtAGCAgcatgttaaataaatattttatgacattaatatttctataataGTACTTAACAATTATGCGAACaaaatttttataatgaaataatgCACGTATATAAACAACTTGCCAATCCAGAAACATTTTAGATGAATACATCGTGTGCTTACATGACATACTCCTATAATCGGATAAGAAATTCATATTATAATTTCATCTAGTCTTTGTAGCCTAAAACGGTTAAGTATGTATTATACATGACTTTATTTATAGCAAGAAATTGTATTGATTTAAGTTAATTTTATATCAGCTTGTAATTATTATTGAATATTTAGAACTATGACACTGAATATATAAATTACTTGTTCAACGCTTATGACTGTATTATATAAGATTATTTAGAACTACACTATCAATACATGTTAACTTTTgtatcaaaattttattaaaaaatacatataaattgtAATGTATATAAGTAATGTAGTTCATAATATTTTATAGacacataatttaataaatcatgacaattacatatataataaaaagaCATAAAAATAATCCATACATAAAATTTAAACAATgattaaatacaaaaattaatgtTTCAACACGTATGTAttgtaaatttgaaaaaaggaCACAAAACATTAAAATGATTTTAGAATATCGCAAAATACATAATTCATACATTACAGAATATTCTGAAATTAATACCAGGAATGATAAATAGCGAATTCTATtaaaaggaaaaatgaaaaCAAATAACTTGAAAGCTATATATAGAGAGGAACATTAATTGGAAATTGATGTCCAATAAAGCATTATGAAAGAGACAGAAAATTTCGTTTTTAATGTTCATTTTTAACGACAGAAGGATGTAAATCTATTTACAAAATGAACTGAAACACACACTAGTATATTAAATGACGTAAAACTGATCAAGGGGTTTTAAAAATTGAATCCGCTCTGTGCAGTTTCAGTTGTTTTAAACTCCAACTGACCATCAGCTACTGCAGGTGTTGCCAATGTTGATTCCTGTGCCTCCTATAAAAAAAATCTTTTTATATGATATACAAGTACAGTTATTGGTAATTAAAtactaaattttttataaacttTCTTACAGGTTCTGAGAAGAAAGTATCTATCATTGCAGTAGCTTTTTGATATACTTGTTCTACTTCATGATGTTGTAAAGCTTCTAATTTATCCAAACCTCCAACTTCTTCTATCATAATAGCTACTCTATCAACTTCTCCCATTTTTTCTGCTGCACTGCAGATATTACTTAAACCATCAAGAACAACAATTATTGTTTTCCAATCTTTAGCTTCTAAAAGATTGCAAAATGGCCCAAGCACTCCCAATTGTACTAATTGGGCTAATTGTTGTACCGATCCACTTGATGTCAAATTTGTTACTGCCCATGCTGCCTCCTTTTGAGATTTAAAATCTccctaaaaaataaaatatataattataattaaatacattataatattcttaataattaattagttaAAAAACATAATTTACACTCTTAACTTACACACTCTAGAACATGTATCAAAGGTGGTAACAATGCAGCATTTATAACTTCTTGAATTTGTTCCATGTTTCCAGCAGTAATATTACTGATAGTCCATGCTGCCTCTTTAACAATATTGAGGCGATGATGTTGTAGCAATAAACCTAAATATTGTAAACCACCTGCTTGTATTATCACATCTGTCTGTGCATCATTGCCTGTAACTATATTTCCAACAGACCGAAGTGCTGGTGTTAAGACTGTCACTTCAGTTGAACCGAGTAATTGTACAAGTTTTGGGATAACCCCACAATCAATAACTGCTTGTATTTTATCGTTAGGACCATCAGTAAGATATGAAAGAGCCCAGCAAGCATCAGCTATAGTGAAAAACTTGTTTATAGTTACAAGATttagatttatatttatagttaaAAATGCAGCAAATGTTACATAAAAATAATCAATTTACCAAGTATGTCTTTGTCACTATTGCTAAGTAAACGATTTAGCACTGGAAGAGCGGTTCTCACAACATCAAATGGAGGTGGAGGATTTTTATTACGACACAAATTTGATAATGTCCAAACAATGTTACGTGTAAATGTTATCTGCAATGATAACAAACTTAATAATACTATTATACCTTCattaaaatgaatatgtatattgtacatACAGAAGTGTCAGGTTTAATTAACTCTAATAAAAGTGGCATAGCATCAGTTCCAAGAACAAGATCTCGAGCCATTGCTCCATCTCCAGCAATGTTTCCAAGTGCCCATACAGCTTGTTCAGCAACATTAGGTGATGCAGATTTAAGTAGTGCAACCAATTTTGGTATAGCACCATGTTTAACAACAGCAAGAGTTTGTTCTGTTGTACCAGATGCTACATTCGTTAAAGCCCACGCTGCTTCAAATTGCAATGCAGtgctacaaatatttaatataaataatactttACACATACACTGAATAAGattaaaacaaaattattatatatatgtatatatatatatatatatacttgtgATGATAATCCAAAAATTCAACACATAGTGGAACAATTCCACGCTGTATCATATTATCTATAGGTGGACTTTTTTCCCGGCTTAACATTTTTCTACATGTCTGCGTTGCTTGAAGTCGAATTGTTTCATCCAAAGATTTCATGCCATTAACAATTTCATCTATTGATGAAAGAAGTGAGTGATCACTTTCACTCACAGAGTTTTGTGATTCTTTGCCTATATTTAAATTTCTCCGTTTTAGTAACTGTTCATCTTTCCTAGCTTTACGTAATTCCACTGATATTTCATTTCTTCTTCTACGTGCTTCCTATAATAGTAATTTGTACAACATTGCATAAAACAATAAttcaaaaattcatttttacatATATGGAATATATTTGTTCATTAAAGAATGtaacataatattttatatatttttataaattatgtgctttataaatatataattgatTAACTTACTTCATGtttataattgaatttaaaattagCTTTACGACTATGGCAATCAGCTTCTGGTGCAGGCATTTTCGTATCTTAAGCAAATTAGATCTAAATTTTCTTCTGTAAAAATATAAGTAATATGAATCACTAATGTATGCAATTAAAAAATAGGATgtaacttttaataaaattctacaatatataattaaaagaatatgAAGTTTGTTCTTTCCCACCTACTAATTATATACGTAATGACTTCGGCGTAATTGCATGTAATGATTGTGATATCCTGTCAGATAGCCTAGTATAAATGCGAACACTGTATTATATTGTAAATCGCATTAAAATATTACgctaaatattttaaatctaCGTTTCCTAACGGttatttactattttttttCAGCTCTTCTCAACGTTATATGACATCTATCTATAGTGTAATTTTAAGTATATATTAAAGTTGGAAAATTTCACTTACTGAAAGTATGTCAATAAATATTAAGATACGCAGAATAAAGGATGGTTTATCGAACACTTCATGAGCCGATCGCGACCCGCGCGTTAAAGGTACAATGGCTGCTAAAGAATTTTCTTTGTACTTAGAACCTGTTGCTGTTAATCGAAGGACGTAAAAGAAATTATTGTTTATACCTTCAACCAACTAGAACTTCCATCCGTGTATGACGAAATATCGTATTGAATCATGATTGGTGGTTGCAATTATGATGAGATGTGATTGGTTGTTCAATATTCaacgtttaatttttaaatgaaaacaaattAATCAAAGTACCATTTATCTTCATGTATTTCATACTAatctatataattaaaataaaataatctatTTAACTTTTATAATCTTTTACTAATCTTCATGATAGTTTTAAAAAATGAAGATATAAATTGTACTTGAAAAATTAATCGTAACGGGACATTTTagcaatattttaaatttacgtTTTTTCATTGCCTTCTAgtgtttactattaaaattagaaagcgaattttttataattacattATTAGTATAAGTAGTACATTAGTatagtatattacattattagtttaattataataatagttaAAGCAAGATTAAGTCagtattatacaaaatatacatTTACAGACATACATACTTATAAGTAGAAGATAATAGATAgataaaaagataaagaaattcatattacgagcaataaataatttgatttccatttaatatataaaattattaatacacTGTACAaagattaataaatataagacgTAATAAacattacaaaagaaataacattataatattacatatcttaCATAAACTTAGTAGATTCCTTTACTTTCctttatttacaatattataaaatattacaatattaaatatatgtgcaaAAACATCTTATGGTATACATCTTATGAGgtatacgtatattttaattgtaaaaatttCTAGTTGGTTAATACTACATTGTgccttaattaatttttttatttcagtttataatttatataatataaaataacagtatATAAGTTTGAACATTTTTGTTAAGTTAGGGATATTATTGTACGTTTTGCAAGCTTTTTCATGTGATACATGACTCCAGAGTTTTTCTGACAGCATCACGTGCATAGGGGATATAAGACAAGGAATACCAAGTCATTGCCAATGATTGAATAATTATAAACATAAGAGCCAACCCAGGATTCTTCAACTAAAAATATGCATATTAATTGAGttaaatgttattttatatagggaATAATATTCATGTATAACaaactttattatattatacttacaTGCAAAGCTGCAAATAATGTCATTACAATTGCGATAAATACTAAAACAGTTGCCACGACTCTTGTTGGAGCAAACATCTTCTTAAACTGATTGAATGGACCCATCAAAAAGCATGTgctatgaataaaataaaaaatatttttcttttatcagaattatatgattatactcaactataaatttcattgaaaacaaatattatatgtaattataataaaataaaggattATTAGGAAAATGATTACACTGAATCTATGCTAATCTAATTTTTGTAGTTCTTGTTATACTATATTAACGAATTCACTGAATTATTCATTGTTGAGGCCCCTTAAGTAAAGAAGCAGATTATAAAGAAAATGTATCATGTAAATACTTAGATATAAGTTTAATGATATtcgattttaatatattattttacctTGCTAATGAGATGATATTGCCTAATGTATAAAATACAGCAAATACTGTGAGTCCTTTGTGTAAAAATAAGGCAAAGGATCCAAGGAAGGAGCAGAGGATACCAACAATAAAACAAATAGCAAAACCTTTTATTCGAGTAGACCAACTTAATGTAGATTGATCCATAacctaaaaataaaaatttatacaatttatcttaaatttaaaaattcttcacGTGTTGATATATACAGTTATGTTGAAAAATATACACAACTTTGCATCCTGTTTTAATCTACAAGCTTACCAAAGAATCCACATCTGTATTCCATTAAAAATTGTATGCATTCATAACAATAATTccatatgaataaaataaaattatatgtatatcaaaaaactaatattattaataattatataacttTAATATGACATTAATTACCTGAGTAATAATACCACTTTCTTCATCGCATTGATCATTACCACTTAAAGCTCTCCTTAACTTATCCATCGTCCGTTTCAAATTAATTaactattatttttttaaaaataacgcttttactttaatattttaaaatcaatacACTATCCtttcataaaattaaaaacGATCTGTCTTTCGTAAATATGATTCATTTCAACATTCAACTatgattattataatataaatattattaaaattgaagaaacgATAATCTAATACAAAATGTTACAAAATTTTTCACGCGGGAATGAATACTATACTATGCGGAACAGCTGTTCCCTATAAGCTGCACAATTGAGTACATGCTTTATTTATCATAAAGATGCTCCTTTTATCTTGAATGTAAATACGTAGATATACAGGATGTCTTTAAAAGGCATTCAGTGATGCAACACAATAAATTTTTCAAGAcctataaaattgaaatttttaaactatataaacagttattttatttataggtTGGGATGATAAGAAGTACATGATACATAACTTTGGTTCGGCTATGTATCAATATTATCTGTATTGTGATACAATAAAGTAAATCACAAGTTACATTTAGCATacttgtaaaataaattattttaatacaaaaattCGATATACATAGTATTTTTATATGTCTAAACTGgtagtgtaaaatataattaaatcttCAAATACTTAacattcttttatatatatatacatatacatgtatagtaaatatttttatcacattttaataaatgtaactgttataaaattaaaaagtatatAATAGTGATGTACAATTAGTATATGTACattttattatgtaaatattttttggaACAAATGGATATTTTATGAACATGTAGATGAAATTCCATTTATGTAATCTGCTGCTTCTTCCTCTTCAATTTCTCTTAACACTGTTTGTATATCTGTGAGCGATAGGGATGCCTCTACCtaaaaaattttgtatatttcttaCCATTCAAGATTTCAGTAGTctcataataataaaatatataacttacgtcaatgtaatttaaaagaaTCAATGATGGACTTGTTGAACTATATTGAAATGGTTGTAGTAAGTATTCAACACCTAAATGTTTAGCAAGTTTTTGCCATCCTTGTGTTTTGTCTAAAAGGGTAGATAATTCTTTTTTGTGTTCATCATTTAACCAACTTGTTTGTAAATTTTCATCTTTTAATTCTAACTTTGTAGCAACTGAACACATTTCGCTTGTGGTTTCCCCAGGTTGATCATTAAAAAGCTGTAAAATctttataaaaaatgtattttttattaaaacctTACTATAACTGCGCatgataataaatttttaaatcaatattttcacatatatatatataaaataataattacgtCTGGTTTATTCATAGCTAAATCAAATGATGACTGCCCAATAGTTCCTTCTATATTTTCGTCTTCTGAATCTACTTCGACTTTCACATTAATATGTGATTCGTTCTTTTCGTCCACCTATTGAAGAAATCAAATAAAGGATATTATATATCATCTGAAGCATCTGaaattagaataaaatattttttacagaaAAAAATAATGTACATCATCTGACTTCCGATTATGATTTTGAATATGCGGATCTGCACCATGTTGTATTAGTAATGCACACAGTTCTTTTGCTCGTGTTCCTGTATGTACAACTGCAGTATGCAAAGCAGTATTTCCACTAAAGTTTCTTTTATTTACAAGTATATTTGTctataatagtaacaatatttaaatcaaaaatatattataatcataattaataattgtgtatttatattaaaataataagtaACATACCTTTTTGAGTAAATATTCAACTACATTTTTATGTCCACCTTCAACAGCTATATGTAATGCTGTTCGACCATAAGACATATCAGTATTATTTACATTTGCTCCAGCACGAATAAGTGAACATACTGCATCGTATGACCCTGCTTCAGCTGCAAGATGTAATGGCGTCCATCCAGCATCATTGTGTGCTTCAATGTCTATTCCTTTTTCAACTAGTAATACATCAACACACAACCCAGCGTCGGGGACTAAAATATATAGGTGCATTAAAATGACTATCAATTGTAggtattttaacatttttttttaaatctcctTTTCTGGAATTTTTTAAGCACTAGATTCTATTTTTatctattataaataaattatagcaATTATGAAATACGAGACAAAAATTTATGATATAAAGAAATAGGAATTAATTTagtttacatatatttattatatgtaattgTATGTTAGTTTTACTTCTTAATAATTTAACATACTTTTTACTGCTGCATGTAGTGGAGAGAATCCATGCTCATCTGTTCGATTTGGATCAGCTCCAAGTATAAGTAATGCTTTTGCAATTTCAGGTTGGTTTTGTAAAACTGCATAATGCAATGGGGTCTAAAAATAAGATATTATATCTATTAAACTATATTCAGTACATTTATAAATATCCTAATTGGTAATGTTAAAATCAATTTAAAattaatgtaaatattttataaatattttaaaaagtatATTTACTTTTCCAGAACTATTTTGGCTATTAACCAGCGTTTTACAATCCTTATTAGTACATAATAACATTAACAGGTATTTAATAATATCACGTTGTCCATATCGAAGTGCTGCATGTAACGGCGAATCCCC contains:
- the LOC126921360 gene encoding type II inositol 1,4,5-trisphosphate 5-phosphatase → MSSSEQSMIVQSKFVSGETVIIAMDASLIQGWVKAARIIALLNKGTTHALVILITSRTPPQVYSDLTIERVLPIDQDFKCNINTDEKQQDGLDVYLNVTSRKLHLVFEMRPGVATSSLVSEIFRAIEVYQKTKNSASEFLWVQKLTGNTRNLSSNTNEEIQDNTDPLVDLESPVLVVTRRSIASGKSPVAARESAVRYQMACKEDDYTYSKTFRIFIGTWNVNGQPPNGIKLREWLSYDKTPPDVYAIGFQELDLTKEAFLFNDTPREEEWRQVVAKSLHPDGVYEQVAIVRLVGMMLLIYALHGHIPYIKDVSVDTVGTGIMGKMGNKGGVAVSCSIHNTSICFVNAHLAAHCEEYERRNQDYADICARLSFAKYVPPKSFKDHDQIYWLGDLNYRITEMDVLVAKQHIDAENYAPILALDQLGQQRRLGRVLQGFQEAEITFKPTYKYDPGTDNWDSSEKGRAPAWCDRILWKGEAITSIDYKSHPELKISDHKPVSAIFDSQIRIIDMTKYRKIHEEVMKKLDKLENEFLPQVMVDTTEIIFDTLKFLEPSSKELIIANTGQVPVQFEFIKKLGDASYCKDWLDIEPFKGFIKPGEKCDTRFEIYVDKRSACKLNSGEDKLYDILILHLEGGKDIFITVTGTYERSCFGSSMEALVHIPVPIREIPIGRLMELENNKNLSQEPYAIPKEIWLLVDRLYRHGIKTTGLFETPGLPSEIIAIRDWLDNWSQDPMPGSVHSVAEALLLLLESTAEPLIPYNLHSVCLSAATNYLQCKQIVMQLPEIRRTVFVYICYFLQELLNHTQDNELDAKTLATIFGSIFLRDPPRSRCDRNQSSRTQIIQATIDRKKAAFVYHFLVNDQSDFILGR
- the LOC126921365 gene encoding importin subunit alpha, translating into MPAPEADCHSRKANFKFNYKHEEARRRRNEISVELRKARKDEQLLKRRNLNIGKESQNSVSESDHSLLSSIDEIVNGMKSLDETIRLQATQTCRKMLSREKSPPIDNMIQRGIVPLCVEFLDYHHNTALQFEAAWALTNVASGTTEQTLAVVKHGAIPKLVALLKSASPNVAEQAVWALGNIAGDGAMARDLVLGTDAMPLLLELIKPDTSITFTRNIVWTLSNLCRNKNPPPPFDVVRTALPVLNRLLSNSDKDILADACWALSYLTDGPNDKIQAVIDCGVIPKLVQLLGSTEVTVLTPALRSVGNIVTGNDAQTDVIIQAGGLQYLGLLLQHHRLNIVKEAAWTISNITAGNMEQIQEVINAALLPPLIHVLECGDFKSQKEAAWAVTNLTSSGSVQQLAQLVQLGVLGPFCNLLEAKDWKTIIVVLDGLSNICSAAEKMGEVDRVAIMIEEVGGLDKLEALQHHEVEQVYQKATAMIDTFFSEPEAQESTLATPAVADGQLEFKTTETAQSGFNF
- the LOC126921381 gene encoding vesicle transport protein SFT2B isoform X1, giving the protein MDKLRRALSGNDQCDEESGIITQVMDQSTLSWSTRIKGFAICFIVGILCSFLGSFALFLHKGLTVFAVFYTLGNIISLASTCFLMGPFNQFKKMFAPTRVVATVLVFIAIVMTLFAALHLKNPGLALMFIIIQSLAMTWYSLSYIPYARDAVRKTLESCIT
- the LOC126921381 gene encoding vesicle transport protein SFT2B isoform X2, producing the protein MDQSTLSWSTRIKGFAICFIVGILCSFLGSFALFLHKGLTVFAVFYTLGNIISLASTCFLMGPFNQFKKMFAPTRVVATVLVFIAIVMTLFAALHLKNPGLALMFIIIQSLAMTWYSLSYIPYARDAVRKTLESCIT